The Malus domestica chromosome 10, GDT2T_hap1 genome contains a region encoding:
- the LOC108174375 gene encoding G-type lectin S-receptor-like serine/threonine-protein kinase At1g11410 — MSLSLKGCEQECMKNCSCMAYTSADERGGGTGCVLWYGDLIDTRTFSNVRQDLYVRVDTATLAQFANGSVISKKGSAIGKKARLATSLVSALVFLVLVFLLCWLVRRKRQGRQRKNMFFMEDGTDLNDQSKINSELQFFDLTTVAAATDNFSVANKLGKGGFGSVYKGVLHNGKEVAVKRLSNNSDQGIEEFKNEVVIIAKLQHRNLVKIIGCCVEDGEKMLIYEYVPNKSLDSFIFDDTKRNLLDWTKRFEIICGIARGILYLHQDSRIRIIHRDLKASNILLGASMSPKIADFGMARIFLRDQCEANTHRVVGTYDYMSPEYAMEGNFSVKSDVYSFGVLLLEIITGRRNYNRNYPHSNLIGYVWDLWREGKALEIVDPSMGESYHVNEVVRCIQIALLCVQEFAADRPTMSAVVFMLGNEAAVPSPTQPAFLLRRSCTRVDPSTSTEGASSINDVTCTEIEAR; from the exons ATGAGTTTGAGTCTGAAAGGGTGTGAGCAAGAGTGCATGAAGAATTGTTCTTGCATGGCATACACGAGTGCAGATGAAAGGGGAGGAGGGACGGGTTGCGTGTTGTGGTACGGGGACTTGATAGACACAAGAACTTTTTCAAATGTTAGGCAGGACTTGTATGTACGAGTTGATACAGCTACTCTAG CTCAATTTGCAAATGGTTCTGTAATTAGCAAGAAGGGTTCTGCAATTGGCAAGAAGGCAAGGCTGGCAACTTCACTAGTATCCGCTCTCGTGTTCCTTGTCCTAGTATTCCTTTTGTGTTGGTTGGTAAGGAGGAAGAGGCAAG GGAGGCAGAGAAAAAATATGTTCTTCATGGAAGATGGAACAGATCTCAATGATCAAAGTAAAATAAACTCAGAATTACAATTCTTTGATCTAACAACCGTCGCAGCCGCCACGGACAATTTTTCGGTAGCGAACAAGCTTGGGAAAGGAGGTTTTGGCTCAGTCTATAAG GGTGTACTTCATAATGGAAAGGAAGTAGCGGTGAAACGACTATCGAATAATTCTGATCAAGGAATTGAAGAGTTTAAGAATGAAGTTGTGATAATTGCGAAACTCCAACACAGGAACCTTGTCAAGATTATAGGTTGCTGCGTTGAAGATGGAGAGAAGATGCTAATCTATGAATACGTACCAAACAAAAGTTTGGACTCTTTTATTTTTG ATGATACAAAAAGAAATCTTTTAGATTGGACAAAACGCTTTGAGATTATTTGTGGGATTGCTAGAGGGATTttatatcttcatcaagattcgAGAATAAGGATTATCCATAGGGATCTAAAGGCCAGTAATATTCTACTGGGTGCATCTATGAGCCCCAAAATAGCAGATTTTGGTATGGCAAGAATATTTCTAAGGGACCAATGTGAAGCAAATACACATCGTGTGGTCGGAACATA TGATTATATGTCACCGGAGTATGCAATGGAAGGAAATTTTTCAGTAAAATCTGATGTGTATAGCTTTGGCGTTTTACTGCTAGAAATCATAACTGGCAGAAGAAACTACAACAGAAACTATCCCCACTCAAATTTGATTGGATAT GTTTGGGACCTGTGGAGAGAAGGCAAAGCCTTGGAAATCGTTGATCCATCCATGGGGGAATCGTACCATGTCAACGAAGTTGTGAGATGCATCCAAATTGCCCTCTTGTGTGTGCAAGAGTTTGCTGCTGACCGGCCAACCATGTCGGCGGTTGTTTTCATGCTAGGTAACGAGGCAGCAGTTCCTTCCCCAACACAGCCTGCATTTTTGTTGAGGAGGAGTTGTACTAGAGTAGATCCATCAACGAGTACTGAAGGAGCTAGTTCTATAAATGATGTGACATGTACAGAAATAGAAGCTCGCTAA
- the LOC114827477 gene encoding G-type lectin S-receptor-like serine/threonine-protein kinase At1g11410, protein MNSTKLFFVIIILLIFLVILPSSLSVTLDAITPNQPLRDGDVLLSTTEIFALGFFSPGNSHNRYVGVWYNKIPIQTIVWTANRDNPVIPIAGAGLLAILGNHGGLVIYGKDRSTPLWSANVTVSSPNNSVIAKLLDTGNLVLLENSGSSQRMLWQGFDYPSDTLLPLMKIGLNRRSGLNWLLTSWKSHDDPRSGNFSYEIDPTGFPQFIVYKGRTKWFRVGTWTGQRLSGVPEYTPSSFRSFVNDTDEIYTEYTVTDGSVLTRGVLDESGIFQRFVWRGQENKWVEGSFC, encoded by the coding sequence ATGAATTCtactaaattattttttgtcatAATTATATTGCTTATCTTCCTCGTGATTCTTCCCTCTTCCCTTTCGGTTACCCTAGACGCCATTACACCAAACCAACCCCTAAGAGATGGCGACGTTCTTCTATCCACCACTGAAATCTTTGCACTAGGGTTTTTTAGCCCAGGGAATTCTCATAATCGTTATGTTGGagtttggtacaacaaaattcCAATCCAAACCATCGTCTGGACTGCAAACAGAGACAACCCCGTAATTCCTATTGCTGGAGCTGGGCTCTTAGCTATTCTTGGAAATCATGGAGGCCTTGTTATTTATGGGAAGGACCGAAGTACCCCTCTTTGGTCTGCTAATGTCACAGTCTCTTCGCCAAACAATTCCGTAATAGCCAAACTTTTGGATACAGGAAATCTTGTATTGCTTGAGAATAGTGGTAGTAGCCAAAGGATGCTGTGGCAAGGCTTTGATTACCCCTCAGATACACTGCTTCCATTAATGAAGATTGGGCTGAACCGGCGGTCGGGGCTGAACTGGCTCCTAACATCTTGGAAGTCCCACGATGATCCCAGATCGGGGAATTTTTCGTATGAGATTGACCCAACCGGGTTTCCACAGTTCATTGTTTACAAGGGTCGAACCAAATGGTTTCGAGTCGGAACTTGGACCGGCCAGAGATTGAGCGGGGTCCCCGAATACACACCTAGTAGTTTCCGCAGCTTTGTGAACGATACAGATGAGATATATACAGAATATACTGTTACAGATGGCTCAGTACTCACAAGGGGGGTGCTAGATGAATCAGGAATTTTTCAACGGTTCGTATGGCGGggtcaagaaaacaaatgggTCGAAGGAAGTTtctgttag
- the LOC103446385 gene encoding protein FRIGIDA-ESSENTIAL 1-like: MPHSADDKSPEPAEFSGSDIEEQKEEEEEEEDPELLEEEVEEEEEEEAEEAEAEEEEAEGEENMEDELEGRVEVDMDLSDSPIRSRDHHNGQRTSVHLHNEVNGHLCNSEIMDAKVASSCRVGGEEMADATPIRDHLGEEVRSVVNPGDEMKQVDMQQRNGRKQIDSRSSALETGTTTVSPAAETSGRSKPPAIICDFYAKGWCIRGSSCKFLHVKDNLNSSQPHPEGDVANSTREVQLDEGLRDITVRTRSPRFRDPLASSSGSDFAFSSHLSSEKIPFLEHIGRQHQFHEKRKFPTVIGEESNVGVSTDAKKLHSSKDDPGFLSSLKDIGRDDQTNWPAVKDNSIFMSSLHPEPGFFSIGSISSSGKYFIGKNSSHSSSMEEPAGIWSQRMHRDHSSPLVNLALNSSSRNLSTTALFPTSRISSWTGFSLPSSYSNLDSSPHDTLKLFDQSRDYRSSTRSSPLLKSSSPFSSSELKSLPTTVSLRSAEIKTKLSSNDWEPSVPFQPSFILPRAFLSSSGRQYDPLRDSIELPKFSNISGEASFYPEGATVGNKLQPQHGESASGTTRPACDGDTNSMSSHTTYHEKVLVNSCYTRDHNSPVTEAETAGTSAVCQNGTMTGEENPLGPPHPKCSTKQNKASSATGDSRHQSDGSRHQEGTKLGRFREKNEVDGEHLTDGDVQQESKAVKNFRAALVDLVKELLKPKWREGSLSKDAHNMIVKRAVEKIISAFQPHQIPSTIETVVQYLSACRPKISKLVEGYVEKYGKS; encoded by the exons ATGCCTCACAGCGCCGATGACAAATCTCCGGAACCGGCCGAATTCTCCGGCTCCGACATCGAggaacaaaaagaagaagaagaagaagaagaagaccccGAATTGTtagaagaagaagtagaagaagaggaagaagaggaggcgGAGGAGGCGGAGGCGGAAGAAGAAGAGGCGGAGGGGGAAGAGAATATGGAAGACGAATTAGAAGGAAGGGTTGAAGTGGATATGGATCTTTCAGATTCACCAATTCGATCCCGTGATCATCACAACG GCCAGAGAACCTCTGTACACCTACACAATGAGGTCAATGGTCATCTGTGTAATAGTGAGATTATGGATGCTAAAGTGGCCAGCTCATGTAGAGTTGGCGGGGAAGAGATGGCTGATGCCACCCCGATTAGGGATCATTTAGGTGAGGAGGTTAGAAGTGTTGTGAATCCAGGGGATGAGATGAAACAAGTGGACATGCAGCAGAGGAATGGTAGAAAGCAAATAGATTCAAG GTCAAGTGCTCTTGAGACAGGGACCACAACTGTGTCTCCTGCTGCTGAGACTAGTGGTCGAAGCAAGCCCCCAGCTATTATATGTGACTTTTATGCGAAGGGTTGGTGCATTAGAGGTAGTTCTTGTAAGTTCCTCCATGTGAAAGATAATCTGAACAGTTCTCAACCACATCCTGAGGGAGATGTTGCTAATTCTACAAGAGAAGTCCAGCTTGATGAAG GTCTAAGAGACATTACTGTGAGAACAAGGTCACCTCGTTTTCGTGACCCTCTGGCTTCTTCAAGTGGAAGTGATTTTGCATTTTCTTCACATCTCAGTTCTGAAAAGATCCCATTTTTGGAACACATAGGAAGACAACACCAGTTTCATGAAAAGCGCAAGTTTCCAACAGTTATTGGAGAGGAGTCAAATGTGGGTGTGTCCACTGATGCAAAGAAATTGCATTCATCCAAAGATGATCCAGGCTTTCTCTCGTCACTTAAGGATATAGGAAGGGATGATCAGACAAATTGGCCTGCTGTTAAAGATAATTCCATATTCATGAGCAGTTTGCATCCTGAGCCTGGATTTTTTTCAATTGGATCTATTTCATCATCAGGAAAGTACTTTATAGGGAAGAACTCTTCACATTCGAGCAGTATGGAGGAACCAGCTGGAATTTGGAGCCAGCGTATGCACCGTGACCATAGTTCCCCACTTGTGAACCTTGCTTTGAATTCAAGCTCAAGAAATCTTTCAACTACTGCCTTGTTTCCAACTAGCCGTATTTCATCTTGGACTGGATTTTCGTTGCCGTCTAGTTATTCCAATCTCGATTCAAGTCCTCATGATACTCTTAAGCTTTTTGATCAAAGTAGGGATTACCGTTCTTCTACTAGATCATCTCCCTTGCTGAAAAGCTCTTCCCCCTTCTCTAGTTCTGAATTGAAAAGTTTGCCGACCACCGTGTCATTGCGCTCTGctgaaattaaaacaaaactttcTTCAAATGATTGGGAGCCATCTGTGCCATTCCAGCCATCTTTTATTCTTCCTCGTGCATTTCTATCATCTTCGGGGAGGCAGTATGATCCTCTTCGTGACAGCATTGAGTTACCAAAGTTCTCAAACATCTCTGGTGAAGCTTCTTTCTATCCTGAAGGGGCAACCGTTGGGAATAAATTGCAACCGCAACATGGTGAATCTGCTAGTGGGACCACGCGGCCAGCTTGTGATGGTGATACAAACTCTATGTCTTCACATACTACGTATCATGAGAAGGTATTAGTTAATAGCTGCTATACACGTGACCATAATTCCCCTGTAACTGAAGCAGAGACAGCGGGGACTTCTGCTGTCTGCCAAAATGGAACCATGACTGGAGAAGAAAATCCCTTGGGCCCTCCTCATCCCAAATGTagtacaaaacaaaacaaagccaGTAGTGCCACTGGTGATTCTAGACATCAAAGTGATGGTTCTAGACACCAAGAAGGCACAAAATTAGGTAGatttagagaaaaaaatgaagtgGATGGTGAACATTTGACAGACGGAGATGTACAGCAAGAATCAAAAGCTGTGAAGAATTTCCGAGCGGCTCTTGTAGATTTAGTGAAAGAATTGTTAAAACCAAAATGGCGCGAAGGTAGTCTCAGCAAGGATGCACATAACATGATAGTTAAGAGAGCAGTAGAGAAGATTATCAGTGCTTTTCAGCCCCATCAAATCCCATCTACCATAGAAACAGTTGTGCAATACCTGTCTGCATGCCGTCCAAAAATCTCAAAGCTTGTTGAG GGATATGTTGAAAAATATGGAAAATCTTGA